TTCCCGGCGGCCGTTTGGCCCAATCGATCTGCACCAGCTGCGAATCCGGCGTATCGTAGCCGGCGACCGGCTTCCCGTTGACGTCATATGTTTGCGCCGAAACGGGCTTTATTCCCTGCGTAGTGCAGTCGATCATCTTACGATCGACCATCGTGCGGTAGGCGTGCTTGCTTCCGATCATCTGGTTCGTCGCGTACTGCCAACGGAGTCGCACGCGATACGTGCCGTCGGGCGCGCGCTTGGTCTGGGTTGTGTCGAGCGCGACTCTTACCGTGGCGTCGTTATAGACGCTGCGCCATGCGCCGGATGGCCCCGAGCTGCTGGTCCTGGTCTTCGCCGTCGTGTGTCGCGGCGCCTTCTGGGCGCCGGCAGAAACGGCCAATACTGCCACGGCGAGCAGCGCCGGAATGAGTTTGCTATGCACCAACTGACCTCACTGGTTTGGAATGGGTTCTTGCCCCAAAGCTTGGAGCACTCCTTGTGCCGCTCGCAATCCGGTGGCCAGCGCGCCTTCGACAGTGCCGCTGCGACCTTCCGTGTTCGTGGCCTCTCCAGAGAAGAATACTGTCTGTTCGATGGGTCTTGAAAGCTTCCTCGCTGATCCGCTGCCGCCGACCACCGCGTAGCTGTAGGCCCCGCGCGAGAACGGATCGTGCTCCCAGTTATGCATCCAGCTTGCGGTCACCAGACCGGCCAGCCGCTCATAAGTCGTACCGAGGTGTGCCGCCAGATCGTGCAGCGCGATTCGCTCGATTTCCGCGTCCGGCATGGCGCACAGGGCCGCCGCCGGCGGACCGCCGACCCACCCTACGAGAATCGGGGCGCGCACCGGAAACTGGGTCCACCAGACGGGAAAATCAGCCCCCGGACTGTGCAGGAAGCTGAGTGACATAAGCCCGCTCCCGCCGTGCGCGGGGGCGTTTCGTAGCCCCATTTCCCAGAAGCGTTCACGAAACGCGAAAACCGTTCGGAGCACGCTACCCATTGCGAGACCATCCACCGCCCCCGTCACCGCCGGAATTTCGGGCTCGAACGTGATCGCGCCCGGCGCCGGTGCCACGGCCTGCAGCACACCGATGGGCACCGTGACTATCACCGTCCGTCCCGACACCGCGCGGAGCTCGCCCGCGGCGTTCTGGCAGCTCACGACGACCTTTCCGCGCTTCCACTCGACTCTCGTCACCACGGTATTGAGCTCGATCGCGTCGTAGACGTCGCGCGCGAGCCACGCCGACACACGGTCGTAACCATCCACCACGCGCCCCGTCCGTTCATCCTCGGGGCTCGCGGCAGGGTCACCACCCTTGGCAAGCCAGCGCTCGCTCACGAGTGATATGTCGGCAGCGTGAAATCCCTGCACGAATTCGATCGCACTGATCCGCGCACGCGCGTCTTTTGGCTTGCGCTTCCGCGCCGCTCGTTCCGCCAGGTAATCCCTGAAGCTCCGGTCCGGCGTACGGTGCTCGTCCAGCTTCCCGAGCACCTTTTCTATCCGCTTCCAGAAATCGACCTGCCTGAAAGTTCCTTCGCGCGCTTGCCAGTGCTCGCCCACCACATCGAATGCTGTCAACCCTGCGGCGTCGATTATCGTATCAGTGTTGGGAGTGGCGCCGTGTAAAAATTCGGCACCAAGCTCGATCGGAACTACCACTGAAGGGTCGCGGTATGTGAAGATTCGGCCACCGACGCGGCCGCGCGCCTCCAGGACGATGACGCTACGCCCGTTTGCGCGCAGCTCCTTTGCCGCGGCGAGGCCAGCCGCACCCGCTCCGATTATTATCGCGTCGACCACGTCAGCCTGATCCATTCGGACTGAATTATACACGGCAATTCGCATATGCAACGTTTTGTACCCGGATCACTGTCAAGGAATGCCGCGGCCCTGCTTGCGGCGAGCTGTTTCGTCATGCTCGCTGCCGGCTGCAGGCCTGCGTCGTTTCACGGCACTGCCTACGAGCCGCCCGAAGCCGCGCCGTCGGTCGTGCTGCAACGGGCCAACGGCGCCAAATTCTCGCTCGCAGACCAGCACGGCTCCGTCGTGCTGCTGTACTTTGGCTACACGCACTGCCCTGACGTCTGCCCGACGACGCTCTCCGACTGGAAGCGCGTCAAGGAAGGGCTCGGCCGCGATGCATCGCGCGTTCGTTTTGTCTTTATCTCGGTCGATCCCGATCGCGACGATCCTGTCACATTGCAACATTTCGTGTCACGCTTCGATCCGGAATTCATCGGCGCAACAGCCGATTCAGCGACACTCGCCGGAATCGAGCATTCCTTCCACGTAAATTCATCACGAGAGGAATCCACATCCGCCGGCGGCTACTCGGTGACCCATCCGTCGCAGACATTCGTGGTGGACAAGAGCGGCAATCTCCGCCTTCTATACTCTTTCGGAATGTCGACGAGCGACATGGTATCCGACATTCGTCAGCTGCTGCGCGGCGCATGAGGGCGTCGGTTTTGCGAACGCTCACATTGATGTCCACGCTCGCCGGACTCGCCGCATGCCATCGCGACGCACCGTTGTCGGCGACGACTTTCGAGCTTCATGACGCATGGGTCCGCGCCACGCCGGACTCAGGCTCGACGACGGCGGGTTACATCCGATTCGTCAACGGCACTGCGGATACGGTCTGGGTATCGCGCTTCTCATCCGACGACGCAGCCACGGTCGAGCTGCACCAATCGTCCGACGTCGCGGGCGAGATGCACATGGCGATGCTCGATTCACTCGCCGTCGCGCCGAATCACAGCGTAACGATGCGTCCTGGCGGCTATCATCTGATGCTGATCGGCGCAACGCACGCACTCGTACCGGGTTCGATGGTGCGAATCGTGATGCATCTCTCTAACGGCGCCGTCGTTTCCACGTCCGCGAGAGTGAAGAGCTGAGTTGATTCCTGAGTGAATTCCCGACGCATCGAGCGCTACGTCGGGCGCGTGCGTCAGATCTCCAGCTGCGCGCCGAGCTCCACCACCCGATTCGGCGGAAGGCCAAAGAAGGCCGTAGCTGGCAGTGAATTTCGCGCCATGAATGCATACAGCTTCTTGCGCCATCGGGCCAGCTTCGTGCTTCCAATCGGAAGCAGCTGTTCGCGGCCGAGATAGTAGGTCGTCTCCATGCGCTGCGCACGCACCCCGAATGCGCGAGCGGATGCAAGCAGCCGTTGTGCATCCGGCGCTTCCATGAACCCGTACTGTGCAACCACGCGCCAGAACCCGAGTGGAAGCTTGGTCACCGTCATTCGCTCGGCGTCGTTCACCTCAGGTATCTCCTTCACCTGTATCGTGAGCAGAATCACCTCTTCGTGCAGCACCTTGTTGTGCTTGAGATGATGCAACAGCACCATCGGTGCACCGCTCGAGTCGGCGGTCATGAAGACCGCTGTGCCCGGGACACGCACGACGTGCGTCTCTGCCAGACTCTTCAATAGCGCATCGAGCGGGAGGCTCGCGTTACGCAGCAGCGTGCGCGTGATCCTGCGACCGGAATGCCACGTCGTCATCAGCGTGAAGATCGCGCCTGCGATGGCGAGCGGTACCCAGCCACCCGATTCGATCTTGACCATGTTCGAAGCTGCGAACCCGAGATCGATGATCAGGAAGAAGGCGGCAAACGAGATGTACTGCCAAGGCTTCCAGTTCCACTTCATCTGTGCGAGCTGAGTGAACAACAGCGTGGTGATCACCATCGTGCCCGTCACGGCGATGCCGTACGCCGCACTGAGTGCCGCAGACGACCCGAAGCCCAGCACCATGATCACGCAACCGATCATGAGCGCGTTGTTCACTTCCGGCACGTAGATCTGACCCGCTTCCTCGCCGGACGTGTGGATGACGTTGAAACGCGGGCTGTATCCGAGTTGCACGCACTGATGCGTGAGCGAGAACGCACCCGTGATGAGCGCCTGCGATGCGATGACGGCGGCGATGGTCGCGAGCGCGATCAGCGGATAGAGCATCGCGTGCGGTGCGAGTGCGAAGAATGGATTTTCCACGCTCGGCGGGTTCTCCAGTACGATGGCGCCCTGGCCGAAATAGTTGAGCGCCAGAGACGGAAGCACCAGCGCGAACCATGCGATACGGATCGAACGCCGCCCAAAGTGCCCCATGTCGGCGTACAGCGCTTCCGTCCCGGTGACAGCGAGCACGACCGCGCCGAGCAGGAGGAACGCGGTACGTCCGTCGTTCAGAAATAGCTGCACACCGTACATCGGACTTATCGCGAGGAGAATGTGCGGGTGCTGCATGATCGAGTAGGCGCCAAGCACACCGATCGTGCCGAACCAGAGCAGCATCACCGGGCCAAACACCCATCCGATATTGGCGGTCCCGTGTCTCTGGACCAGGAACAGCAGAACGAGGATGACTACCGAGAGCGGGACGACGAGATGGCTGAGCGTCGGCGTGACTACTTCGAGTCCCTCGACGGCGCTCAGCACGGTGATCGCGGGTGTGATCACGCCGTCGCCGTAGAGCAGGGCAGCACCGATCAGCCCCGTCATGACGAGAATGACGCGCCATCGTTTGGATAATCGGTCGCGCTGCTGCAGGATCAGCGCGAGGAGGGCAAGGATTCCGCCTTCACCGCGATTGTCGGCGCGCATGATGAAGACGATGTACTTGATGCTCACCGTGAGGATGAGCGCCCACAATATGAGCGACACCACGCCGTAAACGTTGTCCGGCGTCCGTGCGAGCCCGTATTCCGCACGGAACGACTCGCGGAACGCATACAGCGGACTCGTACCGATGTCGCCGAAGACGACGCCGAGTGCGAGCAGCGAAAGCTTGCCGAGTCTGCGACCGGTCGGCTCTTCTACAGGTGGCCGTTCCGAGATTGCCGGGGCCGACACTAGGCCGTGATCCTCACGGCCAGCCATCGGTCACTGAATATGGATAGTGCTCGCGTGAGCGGAGAGTGCATAACTAACTAAAAGGAAGCCGGGTACTCTGCCGGCCGTAGCTGCCCTGGCAACCGCCAGCGCAACCGGAGAAACATATAGCAAGCGGCCGGCCGATTGGCCGTTCCGCGTGAATCGGGTGCAACCTACTCAGTTTCGGCACTGAGAGGTGCCCCCGTGTGTCAATTCACTTACCTTTATGGCATAAAGTACTTGACTGAATCGTGGACTCTGCTAGAATTCCGGAATATGGCCGGCATCGACCGCGGCCGGTCGTCGACTCATGGCGCACGCAATCGGGCGGTCACCCATCACACTCATCATGCGAATCGGACTTCTCTGGACCCTCGCCGCGATCGCCGGAGCATTAGGCGCCATCCTCCTGTTCGACGCACTTCCCGGAATTAACTGGGCCATCTGGGTCGTCGCTGCGATCGCAGGCCTCCTGGTCTATCGCCGACCGGACCGGCAGACTCTTCGCGTAATCGCAACGCCACTCGGCTTTGCCGTCATTCTTGCCGCAGGGGCCGCGGTAACGACGACGCCGATCCTGCGCGTCGCTATAGTCGCCATAGTAGCGTCACTCATGGCGCTCGCAGTGGTGCTGGCGAGCGAACACGGGACTGCACTGGATTATGGCCCCCTCGAGATAATAACGGCTCCCGTTCGCGCGCTCGCGCGCACTGTACGCGGCGCGATCTCATCGGTTGCAGAAACCTTCGATTCGATCGGCTCGGCGCATGAGCGGCCTGCACTGCGTGGCGCTGTGATCGCGGCGCCGGTCGTGCTCGTGCTGATGCTGCTGTTCGCGAGCGCGGATCCCGTTCTTGCACGAGGCCGTGACGCCATTTACGGCGTGTTCAGCAACTGGGGTGACATGCCACGCATCGTGTTCGGACTGTTGCTCGGGTTGTTCGTACTGGGAGCATACGCGGCGACACGCGCGGTACGCTCGTCTTCCGCATCCGCGCCACTGCTGTCGTCGACCGGCGTCGAGCGGATTGGATTGACGGAGCGGCGCATCGTGCTCGCTGCTGCGGCGACGGTGTCGTGGTTGTTCGTGCTGTTGCAGCTCAGTTACCTCTTCGGCGCGTCACCCGCGGTCGCCGGCTCTGGCGTGACGTTCGCGGAGTACGCGCACCGCGGATTCGGTGAGCTTACAGTGGCCGCGACGATAGCCGCGCTCCTCATAATTGCAGCGCACGACAACGTGAGAGCCGTGCACGATAGTCAGACGCGGAACGCGATCACATGGCCCTCACTGGCACTCCTCGCAGCCGTCGCCTGCATCCTTATCTCTGCGTTCCATCGCATCATGCTCTACGAGGACGCGTACGGCTACACCACGACGCGCGTGTACGTGCAGGCGTACATGCTGCTGGCACTCGCGATTCTGTTCGTCCTGGCGTGGCACGTGTGGCGCAAGTTCGACGTGCGCGCACTTTCGCGGCAGATAATGACGGTCGCGCTCGCGACATTGACATTTCTCGTCTTCTGGAATGGTGACGAGTGGGTTGCCCAGGCGAACCTCGATCGGTATTCACATACCGGCAAGCTCGACGTTCAATACCTCACTCGCGGTCTTTCACTGGATGCGTATCCCGCTCTGGTCCAGGCGCTTCCGGGCGTGACGGAGCCTGAGCGCGCGCAGCTTTCGCTGGCCCTCGCGCGGGAATATGCGCGCAGATCCGAGCTGCACGGCACGAAAGCCTGGTACGAGTGGAATCTGCGACGGGAGAGAGCACGCAGCTTCGTCGTGATCACCCATCCCGCGAATATTCCGCCGTCGTTATAGCTTTCGGTCTGGAGGAGTTCAGATGCCAGACCAGATAGCCGAACAGCCACCCGAAACACTCGAGGGGTGGTACGTTCTGCACCAGATATATCGAATCGACCGGGAGCGGAACACGCCCGCCGGCACCGCAGAGAGCGACGTCTTCGGACCCACGAAGGAACGGGGCCAGGGATGGAGCGAAGCGGTTGCGCTCATCGGCTCGACGTCGGATGTGATGTTCATCCACTGCCGGCCGACGCTCGACGCGATCGGCGATGTCCAGCGCGAGCTGGCTCGGCAACCGTGGATGCGCCGGCTTGTCCCGACCTACTCATTCTTGAGTGTCACGGAGGCCGGTCTCTACCACATGACGGCCAGGATCGCCGACGAGGCGATCGCGCGCGGCGGAACGGTTGGTGATGCCGACTACGTTGCCGCAGTCAAGGCAAAGGCGGAAACCGAGCGAACCAACCCGTATGTCCAGCGGCGGCTCCATCCGCAGCGTCCCGATACGATGCCGTACGTGTCGTTCTATCCGATGTCCAAGCGCAGAGACGTCGGTCAGAACTGGTATTCGCTCCCGATCGCGGAGCGAAGCCGGTTGATGCACGAGCACGGACTGAGCGGACGGCGTTACGCCGGTCGCGTGCAGCAAGTCATCACCGGAGCGATCGGGTTCGACGCGTGGGAGTGGGGAGTGACGCTGTTTGCCGGCGATCCGCTCGACTTCAAGAAGATCGTATCGGACATGCGCTTCGACGTCGCGAGTGCGGAGTACGCGGAGTTCGGGCCGTTCTATGTAGGCAAGGTCGGCGCGCTCGCCGAGGTGCTGGGCGGATAACGCCGCCCTCGCACGTCCGGTTAGAACTGATAGTAGAGGAATGGCGAGTTCGTGCCATTCATGAATAGGTACGCGACGAGAAAGCCGGCGGCGTAGACGCCGGCCCATCGTCGTGTAGTTCCGAATTTGAAGTTCCACGTCTCGGGCAGGAACGCGATCGCAAGCAACGCGACGCCGATCCATCCGAGAACCATCGGCGTGGCAGGCAGCGAGACGTCACGCGACAGTCCCACGGCCAACATGCTCCTGAGCCAGCCTGCGGCCATGCGCAACGACGTTGCGCGGAAGAACACCCATCCGATGACCACTAGCGCGAAGGTCTGGGCGCGATAGACGATCGGCGGATATCGCTTGAACACGGGATGGAACCACCGGTCGATGATGAGCAACACACCGTGGTATCCGCCCCATATCACAAACGTCCAGCCTGCTCCGTGCCAGAGTCCGCCGAGCAGCATGACGATCATCACATTGACATAGGTGCGTCGCTTGCCCTTGCGATTGCCCCCGAGTCCGATGTACAGGTAATCGCGCAACCACATGGAGAGACTGATGTGCCATCGTCTCCAGAAATCCTGAATGCCGAGCGAGCGGTACGGTGCGTCGAAGTTCTGCGGAATCCTGAGTGAGAACAGATAGCCGAGTCCCACGGCCATGTCGGAATATCCGCTGAAATCGAAATACAGCTGGCAGGTGTAGCCCAGGGCCGCGATCCACGCCTCGCCGAACGTGAGTGCGTGGATCGAGCCATTCGCGTAGGACGCGAGCAGGGGATCGATGCCGGCGCCGATGTGATCGGCGATGATCACCTTCTTGATCAGTCCAACGACGAAGAACCCGATTCCGATCGCGATCCAGTCGCTGCGCGGCGGTCCGTCGATCTGTTCGAGGTCAGCCTCGATCTGGCGATAGCGGACGATCGGTCCCGCGACGAGCTGCGAGAACAGACTGACGTAGGTGAAATACTCCGCGATGTTGCGTGTCGCCTTGACGCGTCCGTTCGCGACGTCGACGACGTACGAGATCGTGTGGAACGTGTAGAAGCTGATTCCGATTGGAAGGACGATGTGCAGCGCAGCCGGTTGCGCGCGTACGTTTAGCCAGTCGAGCGCGATTCCAAGATTCGCGGCGACGAAATTGTAATATTTGAAGAAGCCGAGGAGTGTGAGATCGACGCTCACCGCACCGATCAGCCAGGCGCGTTTGCGGCTTCGCGATTCAGTACCATCGATTGCAAGTCCGGTGACGAAGCTCACGATGCTCGAGAAGGCGAGCAGGATGCAGAAGCGCCAGTCCCAGTAGCCGTAGAAGACGTAGCCGGCGATCGCGAGCAGGACGTAGCGCTGTTGTTTCCCTTTCGAGAGCCAGAACAGCCCGAAGACGACTGGCAGGAACGCGAACAGGAATACGTTTGAATTGAAGATCATCTTGCGGCCACCGTTTCGGTGCTGCCGGTGCCTGCATCCCGCACTGCCGTCGCAAGTGAGTGAGCGACCGCGACCGCGTTTGTACTATCGAAGTGCATGCAGTCGTACCAGCCCGTGCGGCTTGGGAGGTTCGTCGTGCCGTCCTCGTCGGTCATGGTGACCAGGGGCGGTCTCGCGCGAGAACGGAGATAGGCGACCACCCGTTCATAGTTCGCGCTGATCGCCGGCTTGCCGCGAAGCGAATCGGCGAGTGCGGGGTTGAACGGCGGTATCCAGAGAACGATGTGCACTCCTCTGGCAGTCGCCTCCGATATCAGCGAGTCCAGCATCGCGCGCTTGGAGGCGGCCAGGTTGTCGTAGGTCGCGAATTCGTTCTGCTGCACGGCGGCGCAGCCGGCGTAGTGTTGCTGCCAGTTGTACGTGCCCGCCCTGCGCTCGCGATCGGCCTTGGGGTATTGCAGGATCCCTTCGGCGCTGAACGAGTACGCCGGTTCGGGGGGATGCGCGGCGTTCCGCACTGACTTGATGACGTCGGCGAGATATGAGACCGTGAGCGCGTCGCGGTACGCTCGCGCAACGACGATCGCGCGTTTGATCTTACTGTCCACTGAACCGCTCAGCGCCGTCGAGAGGCGCGCGTTGTGTGTCAGCTCAGGGAGTGGTCCGATGTGCGCGTCGAACGACTGCGGGTCGATTCCCACGACGAGGTTGCGTAGGTTCGGTGCTTTCGCGAGCACGTAGCGCGTGATCGCGAGATCATCCTCGATCGTCGCATTGAAGACGCCAAAGTTGAAGAAGCGCTCGCCCGTGACGGACGTGAATTCGTCGGTCGGAAGATTCATCGAGCGGCTGGAGCCGATGATCACGCCGGACGGCGGCTCGTGGGCCAGACTGGAATCGAAGAGATCGCCCTTTAACTGACGCGTATTCAGCTGGAGGGCGGGGAAGCGAGTTCCTGAGAACTCCCGGCGAGGGTTGACGACCGCCAGTGCACTGAGCAGAACGCCGGTGAACAGTCCGATCCATCCCAAAAATGCCCAGAGAAATCTCATTCCCCCAAGCTTCGGCAAAAACGGCTGGCCGCTGTAACAGCAATTGCGACAACATCTTACGCCGCTGTTGTGCCGAGGTCGGTCGTGCGGTAACTTTCGGGTTCGTTATCTGGCGGATGAGAGCCGGAAACGGGATGTGGCGCAGCCCGGTAGCGCACCT
The window above is part of the Gemmatimonadota bacterium genome. Proteins encoded here:
- a CDS encoding copper chaperone PCu(A)C, with the translated sequence MSTLAGLAACHRDAPLSATTFELHDAWVRATPDSGSTTAGYIRFVNGTADTVWVSRFSSDDAATVELHQSSDVAGEMHMAMLDSLAVAPNHSVTMRPGGYHLMLIGATHALVPGSMVRIVMHLSNGAVVSTSARVKS
- a CDS encoding surface-adhesin E family protein, with amino-acid sequence MHSKLIPALLAVAVLAVSAGAQKAPRHTTAKTRTSSSGPSGAWRSVYNDATVRVALDTTQTKRAPDGTYRVRLRWQYATNQMIGSKHAYRTMVDRKMIDCTTQGIKPVSAQTYDVNGKPVAGYDTPDSQLVQIDWAKRPPGSSAGKAYAAVCGAIRK
- a CDS encoding chlorite dismutase family protein, which produces MPDQIAEQPPETLEGWYVLHQIYRIDRERNTPAGTAESDVFGPTKERGQGWSEAVALIGSTSDVMFIHCRPTLDAIGDVQRELARQPWMRRLVPTYSFLSVTEAGLYHMTARIADEAIARGGTVGDADYVAAVKAKAETERTNPYVQRRLHPQRPDTMPYVSFYPMSKRRDVGQNWYSLPIAERSRLMHEHGLSGRRYAGRVQQVITGAIGFDAWEWGVTLFAGDPLDFKKIVSDMRFDVASAEYAEFGPFYVGKVGALAEVLGG
- a CDS encoding DUF4173 domain-containing protein; translated protein: MAHAIGRSPITLIMRIGLLWTLAAIAGALGAILLFDALPGINWAIWVVAAIAGLLVYRRPDRQTLRVIATPLGFAVILAAGAAVTTTPILRVAIVAIVASLMALAVVLASEHGTALDYGPLEIITAPVRALARTVRGAISSVAETFDSIGSAHERPALRGAVIAAPVVLVLMLLFASADPVLARGRDAIYGVFSNWGDMPRIVFGLLLGLFVLGAYAATRAVRSSSASAPLLSSTGVERIGLTERRIVLAAAATVSWLFVLLQLSYLFGASPAVAGSGVTFAEYAHRGFGELTVAATIAALLIIAAHDNVRAVHDSQTRNAITWPSLALLAAVACILISAFHRIMLYEDAYGYTTTRVYVQAYMLLALAILFVLAWHVWRKFDVRALSRQIMTVALATLTFLVFWNGDEWVAQANLDRYSHTGKLDVQYLTRGLSLDAYPALVQALPGVTEPERAQLSLALAREYARRSELHGTKAWYEWNLRRERARSFVVITHPANIPPSL
- a CDS encoding potassium transporter Kup, whose translation is MSAPAISERPPVEEPTGRRLGKLSLLALGVVFGDIGTSPLYAFRESFRAEYGLARTPDNVYGVVSLILWALILTVSIKYIVFIMRADNRGEGGILALLALILQQRDRLSKRWRVILVMTGLIGAALLYGDGVITPAITVLSAVEGLEVVTPTLSHLVVPLSVVILVLLFLVQRHGTANIGWVFGPVMLLWFGTIGVLGAYSIMQHPHILLAISPMYGVQLFLNDGRTAFLLLGAVVLAVTGTEALYADMGHFGRRSIRIAWFALVLPSLALNYFGQGAIVLENPPSVENPFFALAPHAMLYPLIALATIAAVIASQALITGAFSLTHQCVQLGYSPRFNVIHTSGEEAGQIYVPEVNNALMIGCVIMVLGFGSSAALSAAYGIAVTGTMVITTLLFTQLAQMKWNWKPWQYISFAAFFLIIDLGFAASNMVKIESGGWVPLAIAGAIFTLMTTWHSGRRITRTLLRNASLPLDALLKSLAETHVVRVPGTAVFMTADSSGAPMVLLHHLKHNKVLHEEVILLTIQVKEIPEVNDAERMTVTKLPLGFWRVVAQYGFMEAPDAQRLLASARAFGVRAQRMETTYYLGREQLLPIGSTKLARWRKKLYAFMARNSLPATAFFGLPPNRVVELGAQLEI
- a CDS encoding SCO family protein, whose translation is MLAAGCRPASFHGTAYEPPEAAPSVVLQRANGAKFSLADQHGSVVLLYFGYTHCPDVCPTTLSDWKRVKEGLGRDASRVRFVFISVDPDRDDPVTLQHFVSRFDPEFIGATADSATLAGIEHSFHVNSSREESTSAGGYSVTHPSQTFVVDKSGNLRLLYSFGMSTSDMVSDIRQLLRGA
- a CDS encoding NAD(P)/FAD-dependent oxidoreductase; the protein is MDQADVVDAIIIGAGAAGLAAAKELRANGRSVIVLEARGRVGGRIFTYRDPSVVVPIELGAEFLHGATPNTDTIIDAAGLTAFDVVGEHWQAREGTFRQVDFWKRIEKVLGKLDEHRTPDRSFRDYLAERAARKRKPKDARARISAIEFVQGFHAADISLVSERWLAKGGDPAASPEDERTGRVVDGYDRVSAWLARDVYDAIELNTVVTRVEWKRGKVVVSCQNAAGELRAVSGRTVIVTVPIGVLQAVAPAPGAITFEPEIPAVTGAVDGLAMGSVLRTVFAFRERFWEMGLRNAPAHGGSGLMSLSFLHSPGADFPVWWTQFPVRAPILVGWVGGPPAAALCAMPDAEIERIALHDLAAHLGTTYERLAGLVTASWMHNWEHDPFSRGAYSYAVVGGSGSARKLSRPIEQTVFFSGEATNTEGRSGTVEGALATGLRAAQGVLQALGQEPIPNQ
- a CDS encoding MBOAT family O-acyltransferase, giving the protein MIFNSNVFLFAFLPVVFGLFWLSKGKQQRYVLLAIAGYVFYGYWDWRFCILLAFSSIVSFVTGLAIDGTESRSRKRAWLIGAVSVDLTLLGFFKYYNFVAANLGIALDWLNVRAQPAALHIVLPIGISFYTFHTISYVVDVANGRVKATRNIAEYFTYVSLFSQLVAGPIVRYRQIEADLEQIDGPPRSDWIAIGIGFFVVGLIKKVIIADHIGAGIDPLLASYANGSIHALTFGEAWIAALGYTCQLYFDFSGYSDMAVGLGYLFSLRIPQNFDAPYRSLGIQDFWRRWHISLSMWLRDYLYIGLGGNRKGKRRTYVNVMIVMLLGGLWHGAGWTFVIWGGYHGVLLIIDRWFHPVFKRYPPIVYRAQTFALVVIGWVFFRATSLRMAAGWLRSMLAVGLSRDVSLPATPMVLGWIGVALLAIAFLPETWNFKFGTTRRWAGVYAAGFLVAYLFMNGTNSPFLYYQF